GTCCGCTTCAGGTTCAGGCGGACGCCGTTGTCGAACACGATCCGCCGGATGCCCAGTTCTTCGCCCAACGTGTCAGACACGACGGTGCCCGGCTCCCCGAAATCGGTGTAGGGGAAGGCATCGAATGCACTGCTGGCGGGCGGGTCCACGGGCATGGCCAAAGCGGTGTTCCAGACCTCGCGCAAAGCCGGTTCACCGCCTTCCGGCACGCTCCTGCCCTGATACCTGATCAGCGGTTCGTTCAGGGTGATGACATCATCGCGCAGGGCCTGGATGACCGCTTCGGGCGACAGGTCCGCCACGGCCTGTTCGAACAGGGCGAGCTGCGTTTCGGGTGAAACGGGCACGAATTCGTCGCGGGCGAGGGCGACGGCCGCGTTCACATAGGCGACGTGGTTGCGCGTCGCAGCGCCGGCGACGTCGTTTTCGAGCGCGGTCCGGCGGCGCGCGACCTGCTCCGCGATTTCCGCATCCGTCACGCCGTGCTGCATGATCCGCACATATTCCAGCGCCGCAGCCGTCATGCCGCGCTGCCAGTCCCCTTCGAGAGCGGCGACGGTGAGCGAGGTCTGGCGACCGGCTTCGAAGATGTCGGACGTGCGGAACGATGCGCCGCGGAAGGGCGGCTCTTCCGACAGGGTCAGGCGGCGAAGGCGGCGGTTGACGATCGCATAGCCGACGGACCGGATGACCGCCTCGCGCCGGTTTTCCGCCGTATCCGGCCGGTCGATCCATGGACCCAGACGCGCCACCGCGATCTGCGCGTCGAGCGCGGGATCGGTGTAGATATCGCTCGCGCCTTTGTATTCCGGTTGGACCGGACCGGCAGAGGATTGCGGTATGTCCGGTGCGGCCTGCCAGTCGGCAAACCCTGCACGGATCTTCTGCTCGACCACACCAGCGTCGAAATCGCCCACCACGACCAGCGTCGTATTGGCGGGGATGTAGGTTCGCTGCCAGAACGCCTTCAGGTCGGCCGCCGTCGCGGTGTCGACATCTTCCCGGTCGACAAGCGGGTAGCGGTTCGACAGCATCGAGCCGGGGACGAAGAAATCGATCTGGTCGGCGGCGGCGATGGCGGCGTAATTCGTCCGGTCGCGGCGTTCCGCGATCAGGACCCCGCGTTCGCGTTCAACCGCGCCTTCGTCGAACAGCAGTTCGCTCGCCGTTTCGCGCATCAGGAAAAACGCGGTGTCGAGCAGTTCCTCGTCCGCGCGCGGCAGGTCGAGCATGTACTGGGTGAAATGAAACGCGGTCGCGGCATTGGTGTCTGCACCGAAGGCCAGGCCGAGGCGTTCCAGCAGCTTTACCATTTCCCCTTCGGGAACATTGGTGCTGCCGTTGAAGGCCATGTGCTCGACATAATGGGCGAGCCCGCGTTCGTTATCTCGCTCGTCCAGCCGGCCCGCCTCGATCTCCATGCGGACCAGCGCCGTGCCTTCCGGCGTTGCGTTGCTGCGGATGACGTAGCGCATCCCGTTGGCCAGCTGTCCGAAGACATAGCCGTCTTCCGGCTCCAGGTCGCTGTCCGCAAAAGCCCAGCGCGGCATCGGCTTGGTCGCTTCGGACGGCGCCTGCGCCGCAAGAGGCGCGGCAAGAGGAATGGCAAGGAGGGATAGACCGGCAAACGCGCCGAGAATGGGAAATCGCATGAGCGCATCCATGCCCGTCCGTCGGTGGACCGGCAATGAATATCGCTATTTCTTGGGCTTGGCAGGCGAGCCGCGCATCCGGCCGCGATGGGCTTCCATGTCGAAGACCTCGCCCGGGCCGTCATTCTCGCCGTTCAGGAGGCCGAGACGGCGGGCGACTTCCTGGTAGGCCTCTTCCTCTCCGCCCAGATCGCGGCGGAAGCGGTCCTTGTCCAGCTTCTCGCCCGTCTTCATGTCCCACAGGCGGCAACCGTCGGGGCTGATCTCGTCGGCCAGGATCACGCGGCTGTAATCGCCATCGAAGATGCGGCCGAATTCCAGCTTGAAATCGACGAGGCGGATGTCGATCCCGGCGAACATGCCGGCCATGAAGTCATTGATGCGGATCGCCATGCTGGCAATGTCCTGCATTTCCTCCGGGCTGGCCCAGTTGAAACAGGCAATGTGCTCTTCCGATACCAGCGGATCGCCCAGCGCATCGTCCTTGTAGTAATATTCGATCAGCGTGTGGGGCAGCGGATCGCCTTCGGTCAGGCCCAGCCGCTTGCAGATCGATCCGGCTGCCACGTTACGCAGGACGACCTCGATCGGGATGATCTCGACCTGCCGCACCAATTGCTCGCGCATGTTCAGGCGGCGGATGAAGTGCGTGGGGATGCCGATATGGCCAAGGCGGGTGAAGACGTGTTCGCTGATGCGATTGTTGATCACGCCCTTGCCGTTGATCGTGCCCTTCTTCTCCGCGTTGAAGGCGGTGGCGTCATCCTTGAAATACTGAATGATCGTGCCGGGTTCCGGACCTTCGTAAAGGACCTTGGCCTTGCCTTCGTAGATCTTGCGGCGGCGGGTCATGGGCACACCCTCGAATAAGGGGGAGAAGTGGTGCCCAGGGGCGGAGTCGAACCACCGACACGGCGATTTTCAATCGCCTGCTCTACCACTGAGCTACCCGGGCCTTCGCGTCGTGCCGGTTCCCTGTCGGGAAGCCCGGCGAGCGAGTGAAGCGCGCCTATGGCGAAGGGGCGTTGTCTTTGCAAGGGGGTTTCACTCGTCCTGCTCGCGAAATTCGGCAGCGATCTCGTCCGGCAGGGCGGGACGGCCGGGTACGGCGTACCCGTCGCCGAACCACTGGGCCAGGTCTCGGTCGCGGCACCGCTGGGAACAGAAGGGTGCATGCTTTTCGTCCCGCGGCTTCTTGCAGATCGGGCAGGGGCGCTTTTTCGTCATCGGGAAACCAGTTGGGATTGCCCCGCTTCCAGTGCAAGGGCGGGATTGCTCTCGACCCTGACCGCCCGCCCGGTACGGCGGCGCAGGGCATCGAGCCATGGCTCTTCCAGCTTCGCGGCAATGGCGGGATGGCAGGTCATCAGCAGTTCGCCCGCGCCTTCCAGCAGTTCCGCATTTCGCAGCAGCAGGCGGGCCGCGGCAGCGCGGCGAGCATTGTGGATGCGCTGGAGAATCGAGGGCCGCTCCAGCCGGGCGACGATCTGGACGAACCCGAAACCGTTCATCGCCGTACGCTCGTGCGGCCAGTCTTCCAGCCGGGCTGCCAGCGCGCCGTCGGCCGCCTTGCGGTCCGCCTTGGCCTGCAGCGTGGGAAAATCGATCCCGATATTGCCGCCCATGTCGAATCGGCGAAGCGCGCCCGCAATCGCCGGCACGGCCGCCTGCGACAGGGCGAGCGGCGAGCCGGGGCCGTCGATATCGACCAGCGTCATCGCGGCGGTGTCGAAGAAGGCAAGTTCACCGCCATCGAACGGCACGCTGCCGGACCATGCCTCCAGCCACACGTCTTCCCACGCGCCTGAGGGAAAGCGCTGGACGATCCGGGCTTCGGGAAGGCTTTGGGCGAGGGTCGGGGCAGGGCGAATGTCTTCGTCTGTCGGAACGGCGCGGGCCATTTTCCTGCGGTCCCTCTCGGCCAGTGCAGGCCGGGTGACGCGGTACCTTGAGGTTGCGCCTTCGCTGGCGGAAGGGGGCAGGCGGTCAGCCAGTGCCTCCTGCCCGGAAGCAAAGCGTATCGTGCCCCGCCGCGATCCGGCCGTGCGGTGGACCAGCACGGCATCGGCGATCTCGCCTGCCAGAAGCGTGCCGGGCCATTCCATCCGGGCGGCAATGACCTGGCCGCCGTCCAGCAGGATCGCCCGCGTTTCCGCGATGCCCTGCTCGATCAGCCAGTCAGCCAAGTTTGAATCCCGCCGCCTTCAGCAAGGCGCGCGTTTCGAACAGCGGGAGGCCCACGACGCCCGAATGGCTGCCCTGTATCCAGGAAATAAGCCCCTCGGCAGCACCCTGAATGGCGTAGCCGCCGGCCTTGCCGTCCCATTCCCCGCTCTCGAGATAGGCGGCGATTTCGTCTGCGGAGAGGCGCTTGAACTTGACCTGCGTGACGCTCAGCTTTTCGCGCAGCGCGCCGCCGGGTGCGGCAAGGGCGATGGCGGAAAGGACCGTGTGCCGCCTGCCCGACAGCAGTTCGAGGCAGCGGCGCGCGGTATCCTCGTCCTCCGCCTTGGGCAGGATGCGGCGACCGGCGGCCACCACGGTGTCGCCCGCCAGCACGAAGCCTTCGTCCGTGGCGGCAGCCAGCGCCTTTTCCCGGGCCATGCGCACGGCATAATCGCGTGGCGATTCGCCATCATGCGGCGTCTCGTCGATGTCGGCAGGGGCGATCGCATCCGGCGTGACGTCCAGCCGCGCGAGCAGTTCGCGCCGCCTGGGGCTGGCGGAGGCAAGGATCAGGCGGGGAGGAGAGCCCATTACGGGGCCTCGTCAGTAGTTACAGGGAAGGGGGGCGGAAACCTTACGCGCCCGGTCCCGGGCCCTGGCTCGCATTCTGTCCCGGACCGCCGCGACCCGGCATGAAGCGGTAGGTGATGCGCCCCTTGGTCAGGTCGTAGGGCGTCAGTTCGACAAGCACTTCATCGCCGACGAGCACGCGGATGCGGTTCTTGCGCATCTTGCCGGCGGTATGACCGATGATCTTGTGACCGTTTTCGAGCTCGACCCGGAACATCGCATTGGGCAGCAGTTCCACCACCTTGCCACGCATTTCGAGGAGTTCTTCTTTGGCCATGTACTTTCGTCAATCCTGATACTTGGTCGCCATCAACGGCAACGGGAAGCGCGCCCATAGCGGCAGGGCGGGCAAAAGGGAAGGCGAAAGGACCGCCTGTCCGCGATGGAGATAGGCCGCGGACGCCCGATTTCAACGGTTTGGCGCAGCGCCCTAGTGCAGGGAACCTCGCGGGAAGGCGAGGCAGGCGAGGCCGCGCGGGGCGAAGGGCTTCCAATCCCCCTCTGCCTGGGCCAGCCGGTCGGCAATGGCGTAGACGGCGCTGGGATTGACGCCGAGGCCGCAATGGCTGGCGACGACCTCGATATTCTCGTTCTGGAAACCGGCTTCCTGCACCGACCCGCGCCAGTGCACGACACCGTCCGTCCGGGTGAGGATGGAGGTCGTGGGAACCGGCGGCGCTTCTGCCAGGCGCGCGAAATTGCCTTCCTGCATCGGTTCCGGCTCCGCACCGTTAAGGTATTCGAACAGGCGGCGCGCATTGGTATGCCCGCGATCGTCGGAAATCGGGCTGCCGAGCGAGATGACCTGACGAACCATGTCGGGCGCCAGCTTCGCCAGTTCACGGGCGAACACGCCGCCAAGGCTCCAGCCGATGATCGAAACCGGGCGGCCAGTGTCTTCGTGGATTTCGGTCAGACAGGCCATCATCGCCTCTACGCGGGCATTGTCGACCCGGACATTGCGCCCGAGATTCCAGCCGCGCGCATCATAGCCCAGATCGCCCAGCAGGGAACGGAGCGGCCGGGTCGAGGCATCGCCGGCCATGAAACCCGGCAGCACCAGCACGCCGTGCCCGTCGCCCTTCGGAAGGGCCCGCATGAGCGGGAGCAGCGCATAGAAGCTGGCAAGCTCGCTCATGGCGCGGGCAGGCTCGGCGAGAGCGAGGAGGGGGGAAGGCGGACGGGCCGCTTTCGCGCTGCGGCGCGGTGCTGCGCCTGCTGTGGTGGCGTTCATGATGTGCTGCGTCCCTTCTTGCTCTGGGTGCCGGTCGTTTTTCGGGTGGTGTTTTTCCCGGCGGTGCGCTTCGTTTTGCCCGGTACGGCTGTCTTGCGAGCCGGGCGCTTCTTCTCCCCGGCAGACTTCTCATTGGCGGCGTGGCCGCTCGCAGGGCCGGTAGAGGCGCCTCGCGCGGCGTCCCGCAATTCGTGGAAACTTTCCTCGATGCAGGCGATGTAAAAGTCCGGATCGGACAAGAGTTCCCGGCACGCGGTAAAACAGATCGTCGCCTCGTCGACATAGGACTGCACCGTATGGGCCACGCCCATG
This is a stretch of genomic DNA from Erythrobacteraceae bacterium WH01K. It encodes these proteins:
- a CDS encoding alpha/beta hydrolase; protein product: MNATTAGAAPRRSAKAARPPSPLLALAEPARAMSELASFYALLPLMRALPKGDGHGVLVLPGFMAGDASTRPLRSLLGDLGYDARGWNLGRNVRVDNARVEAMMACLTEIHEDTGRPVSIIGWSLGGVFARELAKLAPDMVRQVISLGSPISDDRGHTNARRLFEYLNGAEPEPMQEGNFARLAEAPPVPTTSILTRTDGVVHWRGSVQEAGFQNENIEVVASHCGLGVNPSAVYAIADRLAQAEGDWKPFAPRGLACLAFPRGSLH
- a CDS encoding insulinase family protein, translating into MRFPILGAFAGLSLLAIPLAAPLAAQAPSEATKPMPRWAFADSDLEPEDGYVFGQLANGMRYVIRSNATPEGTALVRMEIEAGRLDERDNERGLAHYVEHMAFNGSTNVPEGEMVKLLERLGLAFGADTNAATAFHFTQYMLDLPRADEELLDTAFFLMRETASELLFDEGAVERERGVLIAERRDRTNYAAIAAADQIDFFVPGSMLSNRYPLVDREDVDTATAADLKAFWQRTYIPANTTLVVVGDFDAGVVEQKIRAGFADWQAAPDIPQSSAGPVQPEYKGASDIYTDPALDAQIAVARLGPWIDRPDTAENRREAVIRSVGYAIVNRRLRRLTLSEEPPFRGASFRTSDIFEAGRQTSLTVAALEGDWQRGMTAAALEYVRIMQHGVTDAEIAEQVARRRTALENDVAGAATRNHVAYVNAAVALARDEFVPVSPETQLALFEQAVADLSPEAVIQALRDDVITLNEPLIRYQGRSVPEGGEPALREVWNTALAMPVDPPASSAFDAFPYTDFGEPGTVVSDTLGEELGIRRIVFDNGVRLNLKRTTLEDDRVRVRYTLDGGDWLETREDPSAIALAALLPSAGLGKLSADELATVLAGRNAAFRFGAAPDSFNGQVTTTPRDLEVQLQLIAAYLTDPGYRTEALVRYRNSLQDYFARLRATPQSALQAEEGRILSDDDPRFTLKDEATYRALELEGLQAAIGDRLARGALEIALVGDVDEDAAIRLVAQTLGALPVREADFTTPPGARERSFTSDRSDRVLTHTGEADQGLISFTWPTTDASDPDTTVGLALLRAVLDLEITEELRERLGDAYSPRVTSNPARYYDGYGTFTVAAGIDVERLDAARAAIEATVERLRTEPVSDDLLQRARQPILENFDNALKSNSGWMSYVARAQSEPDRITRFLAARGRYNALTPQAVQALAARYLGAGEAVVITVLPEGVADASQ
- the infA gene encoding translation initiation factor IF-1, producing the protein MAKEELLEMRGKVVELLPNAMFRVELENGHKIIGHTAGKMRKNRIRVLVGDEVLVELTPYDLTKGRITYRFMPGRGGPGQNASQGPGPGA
- the yacG gene encoding DNA gyrase inhibitor YacG, which encodes MTKKRPCPICKKPRDEKHAPFCSQRCRDRDLAQWFGDGYAVPGRPALPDEIAAEFREQDE
- a CDS encoding Maf family protein; the protein is MGSPPRLILASASPRRRELLARLDVTPDAIAPADIDETPHDGESPRDYAVRMAREKALAAATDEGFVLAGDTVVAAGRRILPKAEDEDTARRCLELLSGRRHTVLSAIALAAPGGALREKLSVTQVKFKRLSADEIAAYLESGEWDGKAGGYAIQGAAEGLISWIQGSHSGVVGLPLFETRALLKAAGFKLG
- a CDS encoding phosphoribosylaminoimidazolesuccinocarboxamide synthase — its product is MTRRRKIYEGKAKVLYEGPEPGTIIQYFKDDATAFNAEKKGTINGKGVINNRISEHVFTRLGHIGIPTHFIRRLNMREQLVRQVEIIPIEVVLRNVAAGSICKRLGLTEGDPLPHTLIEYYYKDDALGDPLVSEEHIACFNWASPEEMQDIASMAIRINDFMAGMFAGIDIRLVDFKLEFGRIFDGDYSRVILADEISPDGCRLWDMKTGEKLDKDRFRRDLGGEEEAYQEVARRLGLLNGENDGPGEVFDMEAHRGRMRGSPAKPKK
- a CDS encoding ribonuclease; translation: MADWLIEQGIAETRAILLDGGQVIAARMEWPGTLLAGEIADAVLVHRTAGSRRGTIRFASGQEALADRLPPSASEGATSRYRVTRPALAERDRRKMARAVPTDEDIRPAPTLAQSLPEARIVQRFPSGAWEDVWLEAWSGSVPFDGGELAFFDTAAMTLVDIDGPGSPLALSQAAVPAIAGALRRFDMGGNIGIDFPTLQAKADRKAADGALAARLEDWPHERTAMNGFGFVQIVARLERPSILQRIHNARRAAAARLLLRNAELLEGAGELLMTCHPAIAAKLEEPWLDALRRRTGRAVRVESNPALALEAGQSQLVSR